A part of Parvimonas micra genomic DNA contains:
- the ptsP gene encoding phosphoenolpyruvate--protein phosphotransferase: protein MRIYNGFSVSNGIVYGKVVTLFYEKNFIQDKISDNEKEREIIRFENLLSSYLKVDRVKVDDKKLENLLNVHIELIDDPFLKDTVKNKILTENKSLEKSIEETFSHICFELNNLDSDYMRDRIYDYISIQDEFIRDLTSDEEIEIYENKFILFTENLSPKIIEKYKERLIAIVSKNGGRTSHASLYAKNLQIPYIICDSLDFQELKNKKFDCILDCDQEKIFLNPDDETINIYKKLLKSSQKEFLDKNIVRTKNNRYVRVCSNISSFEEFEISLKNGTDGCGLFRTEFLYMSSESPTEEYQFKIFKKLAQSTDKPIVIRTFDIGADKKSKFFRLDEEKNPFLGLRGFRIYKEFYKELRKHLRAILRASAFGNIKIMIPMITTLDEVLWIKNEILKIKDELREEKIDFDENIEFGIMIETPASVFLFDILVKEVDFVSIGTNDLVQYMLACDRENSKMQQLYDCYDPSVIRSIHRVVDIAHRNGKIVSMCGNFASELDAVELLILLGIDEFSVTNDVLQKIKKKIKLFDHNNYLDFFDNINKFKTGRSVINYFDNK from the coding sequence ATGAGAATATATAACGGATTTTCTGTTTCGAACGGAATTGTATACGGTAAAGTTGTTACATTATTTTATGAAAAAAATTTTATTCAAGATAAAATTTCTGATAATGAAAAAGAAAGAGAAATTATAAGATTTGAGAATTTGCTATCAAGTTATTTAAAAGTGGATAGGGTAAAAGTTGATGATAAAAAGCTTGAAAATTTATTAAATGTTCATATTGAATTAATAGATGATCCATTTTTAAAAGATACTGTAAAAAATAAAATATTGACAGAAAATAAATCTTTAGAAAAATCTATAGAGGAAACTTTCAGTCATATCTGTTTTGAATTGAACAACCTTGATTCAGATTATATGAGAGATAGAATTTATGATTATATTTCAATTCAAGATGAATTTATTAGAGATTTAACTTCCGATGAGGAGATTGAAATTTATGAAAATAAATTTATACTTTTTACAGAGAATTTATCTCCAAAGATAATTGAAAAGTACAAAGAACGATTAATCGCAATAGTTTCTAAAAACGGCGGGAGAACTTCTCATGCATCTTTGTATGCTAAAAATTTACAAATTCCTTATATAATTTGTGATTCTTTAGATTTTCAAGAGTTAAAAAATAAAAAATTTGATTGTATTTTGGATTGTGATCAAGAAAAAATATTTTTAAATCCGGATGATGAAACAATTAATATTTATAAAAAGTTATTAAAATCATCACAAAAAGAATTTTTAGATAAAAATATAGTAAGGACAAAAAATAATAGATATGTAAGAGTTTGTAGTAATATTTCAAGTTTTGAAGAATTTGAGATATCTCTTAAGAACGGAACAGACGGTTGTGGATTATTTAGAACGGAATTTTTATATATGTCTTCTGAATCTCCAACTGAGGAATATCAATTTAAGATTTTTAAAAAACTTGCACAAAGCACGGATAAGCCTATCGTAATTAGAACTTTTGATATTGGAGCGGATAAAAAATCAAAGTTTTTTAGATTAGATGAAGAAAAAAATCCATTTTTGGGACTTCGTGGTTTTAGAATTTATAAAGAATTCTATAAGGAACTTAGGAAACATCTAAGAGCAATTTTAAGAGCTTCAGCTTTTGGAAATATAAAAATTATGATTCCTATGATAACTACACTTGATGAAGTTTTGTGGATAAAAAACGAAATTTTAAAAATTAAAGATGAATTGAGAGAAGAAAAAATTGATTTTGACGAAAACATTGAATTTGGGATTATGATAGAAACTCCGGCATCGGTTTTTCTTTTTGATATTCTTGTTAAAGAAGTTGATTTTGTAAGTATTGGGACAAATGATTTGGTTCAATATATGTTAGCATGTGATAGAGAAAATTCTAAGATGCAACAACTTTATGATTGCTATGATCCGTCAGTTATTCGTTCAATTCATCGTGTTGTGGACATTGCTCATAGAAATGGAAAAATTGTTTCAATGTGTGGAAATTTCGCAAGTGAATTGGATGCTGTTGAACTTCTAATTTTACTTGGAATTGATGAATTCAGTGTTACTAACGATGTTTTGCAAAAAATAAAGAAAAAGATAAAATTGTTTGATCACAATAATTATTTAGACTTTTTTGACAATATAAATAAATTTAAAACTGGTCGTTCAGTTATAAATTATTTTGATAATAAATAA
- the ftsE gene encoding cell division ATP-binding protein FtsE produces the protein MLEFIEVNKIYNNDVCALKDLSFKVEDGEFVFLIGASGAGKTSIIKMLLREIKPTSGEIIVDNVNIVKLRNRKIPQLRKTMGVVFQDFRLLEGKTVFDNIKYPLQILGVSKRVITKRVTEILELVGLSDRANSFPNQLSGGEQQRVCIARALVNKPKYLIADEPTGNLDPNTSEGIMKLLLDVNAKGTTVIVSTHDRDIVNKLKKRVISMDHGEMINDEERGGYFNEFN, from the coding sequence TTGTTAGAATTTATAGAAGTAAATAAAATATATAACAATGATGTTTGTGCTTTGAAGGATCTTAGTTTCAAAGTCGAAGATGGAGAGTTTGTTTTCTTAATAGGAGCGAGCGGTGCTGGTAAGACAAGTATAATTAAAATGCTGTTAAGAGAAATAAAGCCGACATCAGGAGAAATAATTGTTGATAATGTAAATATAGTTAAGTTAAGAAATAGAAAAATTCCTCAACTTAGAAAAACAATGGGTGTTGTATTTCAAGATTTTAGGTTATTGGAAGGAAAAACTGTTTTTGATAACATAAAATATCCATTACAAATTTTAGGAGTTTCAAAAAGGGTGATAACTAAAAGAGTTACAGAAATTTTAGAGTTGGTAGGATTGTCAGATAGAGCCAATTCTTTTCCAAATCAATTATCCGGTGGAGAACAACAAAGAGTTTGTATTGCTAGAGCTTTGGTAAATAAGCCGAAATATTTAATTGCTGATGAACCTACAGGAAATTTAGACCCGAATACTTCAGAAGGAATTATGAAGTTGCTTTTAGATGTTAATGCTAAAGGAACAACAGTTATTGTTTCTACTCATGATAGAGATATAGTTAATAAACTAAAGAAAAGAGTTATCAGTATGGATCATGGAGAAATGATTAATGATGAAGAACGTGGAGGTTATTTTAATGAGTTCAATTAG
- the ftsX gene encoding permease-like cell division protein FtsX, producing the protein MSSIRRFFSAIGEGLVGLWRNKSMGVASIVSICSMLLILGGITFGVFVANNIVEDMKTKVDQIDVILEPEVTHERVLKIKEELKKIENVKEVNYVSKEKALEKMKEQWKENSFLLDGMESALPESYELKVENIENSSTVASNIYNIKDVEKVVYYKDIVDKLTKMSDVVKYVGITLVGVLLLVSFFIMSITIKLTVIARRKEISIKKYIGATNMSITGPFIVEGMLLGVLGAGISFAMIFFAYKYVYESLAWGVGNILYNYLIPVNIFGFYVAIAYFGIGIGIGILASIFSSRKYMKV; encoded by the coding sequence ATGAGTTCAATTAGAAGATTTTTTTCTGCAATAGGAGAAGGCTTGGTTGGTCTTTGGAGAAATAAATCCATGGGTGTTGCATCAATAGTTTCTATTTGCTCAATGCTTTTAATTCTTGGTGGAATTACTTTTGGAGTTTTTGTGGCTAATAATATTGTAGAAGATATGAAAACAAAGGTTGATCAAATAGATGTTATTTTAGAGCCGGAAGTTACGCATGAAAGAGTTTTGAAAATAAAAGAAGAGTTGAAAAAAATTGAAAATGTAAAAGAAGTAAATTATGTTTCAAAAGAAAAGGCTCTCGAAAAAATGAAAGAACAGTGGAAAGAAAACTCCTTTCTGTTAGATGGAATGGAGTCTGCACTTCCGGAAAGTTATGAATTAAAAGTTGAAAATATTGAAAATTCAAGTACTGTTGCATCAAATATATATAATATTAAAGATGTTGAAAAAGTTGTTTATTATAAAGACATTGTAGATAAACTGACAAAAATGTCAGATGTGGTTAAGTATGTAGGGATTACACTGGTTGGTGTACTGTTACTGGTAAGTTTCTTTATAATGTCTATAACTATAAAATTGACAGTTATTGCAAGAAGAAAAGAGATAAGCATAAAGAAGTATATAGGAGCAACGAATATGAGTATTACGGGGCCGTTTATTGTTGAAGGTATGTTACTTGGAGTGCTCGGAGCGGGAATATCTTTTGCAATGATATTTTTTGCTTATAAATATGTTTATGAAAGTCTTGCTTGGGGAGTAGGTAATATATTATATAATTATCTTATACCTGTTAATATTTTTGGATTTTATGTAGCTATTGCGTATTTTGGAATAGGTATAGGTATTGGAATATTGGCGTCAATATTCTCAAGTAGAAAGTATATGAAAGTATAG
- a CDS encoding murein hydrolase activator EnvC family protein, translating into MKKRRFIALILLFSMFGSGVVSYADKVDDLKKEKQNQEQNVENKKKSIQDMTTEKDAAFKEIVEKQKRIEQLDKDLTDLEDLINKISEEIQASKDKITILEDRITEKQELFKKRVRVMYGNKDLNSIEVLFSASDIRDFISRYFMMQSIADYDKKLITSLKNDKLALVKEKEQLEARKEEKVVKKKEMEIKYQAYTEEVEKNKQRIAKLEESIEYTKSEVDKLQSKVKSLDANISFEEKVKADILRGMNEKRIQKDIADGKIDARPSNGEMLWPLKGYYSISSGFGWRNAPIGSGGERHRGIDIPAPTGTPVYSATDGVVISSGWNGSYGNAVMIKYTNNIVIVYGHNSSLIVRAGQRVSKGQVISLVGSTGNSTGPHLHFEVRYNGYPVDPLKYLNH; encoded by the coding sequence ATGAAAAAGAGAAGATTTATAGCATTAATACTTTTGTTTTCAATGTTTGGTTCAGGAGTAGTTTCTTATGCGGATAAAGTTGATGATTTAAAGAAAGAAAAACAAAATCAAGAACAAAATGTGGAAAATAAAAAGAAATCAATTCAAGATATGACTACTGAAAAAGATGCAGCTTTTAAGGAAATTGTTGAAAAACAAAAGCGTATTGAGCAGTTGGATAAAGATCTTACTGATTTGGAAGATTTGATTAATAAAATATCTGAAGAAATTCAGGCTTCAAAAGATAAAATAACAATTTTAGAAGATAGAATTACCGAAAAACAAGAACTTTTTAAAAAGAGAGTTCGTGTAATGTATGGGAATAAAGATTTAAATTCTATTGAAGTTTTATTTTCGGCATCAGATATAAGAGATTTTATTTCAAGATATTTTATGATGCAATCAATTGCTGATTATGATAAAAAATTAATTACGAGTTTAAAAAATGATAAACTTGCTTTAGTAAAAGAAAAAGAACAACTTGAAGCGAGAAAAGAAGAAAAAGTAGTTAAGAAAAAAGAAATGGAAATAAAATATCAAGCTTATACTGAAGAAGTTGAAAAGAACAAACAACGTATTGCAAAATTGGAAGAAAGCATAGAATATACTAAATCAGAAGTTGACAAATTGCAAAGTAAAGTTAAGAGTCTGGATGCGAATATAAGTTTTGAAGAAAAAGTAAAAGCCGATATTTTAAGAGGAATGAATGAAAAGAGAATCCAAAAAGATATTGCTGACGGTAAAATAGATGCACGTCCTTCAAATGGAGAAATGTTATGGCCGTTGAAAGGCTATTATAGCATTTCTAGTGGATTTGGTTGGAGAAATGCACCAATTGGTAGTGGTGGAGAAAGACATAGAGGAATTGATATTCCTGCTCCTACAGGAACTCCTGTATATTCTGCAACAGATGGTGTTGTAATTTCTTCAGGATGGAATGGTAGTTATGGTAATGCTGTTATGATTAAATATACAAATAATATTGTTATTGTATATGGGCATAACTCAAGCCTAATAGTTAGAGCCGGACAAAGAGTAAGTAAGGGACAAGTTATTTCTCTAGTAGGTTCTACAGGAAATTCAACAGGACCTCATTTACATTTTGAAGTAAGATACAATGGATATCCGGTAGATCCACTTAAATATTTGAATCACTAG
- a CDS encoding S41 family peptidase: MIKNKKLTCFLVLMIFLCSFISYKAGKNSTAVTGQNTNSGATADYGSFKSFVDAIKEKYYFDIDYEKMNTEIKKAIFSSLGDPYTQYMTEKDMKELQKTSTGKFIGIGVQVSVNENGEVVVVAPIKGGPSQKAGIQAEDIIVKVNDEEVKKNDLESTIKLMRGNEEVGSEVKVTVKRIVDSKEKILDFTVKREEITTESVISKLLDNGTLYVQITNFAEKTGADFEKAVDEGISKGAKSLIIDLRNNPGGLLTSVKQVADKLLPESTIMKIVDSKGKETIEKATGKGIDIPIVVLINKGSASASEVLSVALHDNKKATLVGEKSFGKGIIQSIFPINNGGKTEGIKMTVAEYFGPNGTKIHKVGLEPDYKVEQKNYSKIGIEHLDSDSQLKKAIELLK; the protein is encoded by the coding sequence ATGATAAAAAATAAAAAACTTACGTGTTTTTTGGTCTTGATGATATTTTTGTGTTCATTTATATCATACAAGGCCGGAAAAAATTCTACAGCCGTAACGGGACAAAATACAAATAGTGGAGCAACCGCTGATTACGGAAGTTTTAAATCTTTTGTGGATGCTATAAAGGAAAAATATTATTTTGATATTGATTATGAAAAAATGAATACTGAAATAAAGAAGGCTATATTTTCTTCTTTAGGAGATCCATATACTCAATATATGACTGAAAAAGATATGAAAGAACTTCAAAAAACAAGCACAGGAAAATTTATTGGTATAGGTGTTCAGGTCAGTGTCAACGAAAATGGAGAAGTGGTTGTTGTTGCCCCGATAAAGGGCGGTCCAAGCCAAAAGGCAGGGATACAAGCAGAGGATATTATAGTAAAAGTTAATGACGAAGAAGTCAAAAAAAATGATTTAGAGTCAACTATTAAACTTATGAGAGGAAATGAAGAAGTAGGTTCAGAGGTTAAGGTTACAGTTAAAAGAATTGTGGATTCTAAAGAAAAGATTTTAGATTTTACAGTAAAGAGAGAAGAAATAACCACAGAATCTGTCATTTCAAAACTCTTGGATAATGGAACTCTATATGTTCAAATTACTAATTTTGCTGAAAAAACAGGAGCTGATTTTGAAAAAGCTGTTGATGAGGGTATTAGTAAGGGAGCAAAATCTTTGATAATTGACCTTAGGAATAATCCGGGAGGGCTTTTAACATCTGTTAAGCAAGTTGCAGATAAACTTTTACCTGAGTCTACAATTATGAAAATTGTAGATAGCAAAGGAAAGGAAACTATTGAAAAAGCAACTGGAAAAGGAATTGATATTCCTATAGTAGTTTTGATTAATAAAGGGTCTGCATCTGCATCAGAAGTACTAAGTGTTGCACTTCATGATAACAAAAAAGCTACATTAGTTGGAGAAAAATCTTTTGGTAAAGGAATTATTCAATCAATTTTTCCTATAAATAATGGTGGAAAAACTGAAGGAATAAAAATGACTGTTGCAGAGTATTTTGGACCTAATGGTACTAAAATACATAAAGTTGGATTGGAACCGGACTATAAAGTTGAACAAAAAAATTATTCTAAAATAGGAATAGAACATTTAGACAGTGATTCACAATTAAAAAAAGCTATAGAATTGTTAAAATAG
- a CDS encoding PP2C family protein-serine/threonine phosphatase, with protein MSFYMDSDRGNVRQNNEDSFLFEQFEKLNILILADGVGGHEDGEIASGYAVNIVMEYIKSNYKLYSDYLHLLVDAFCEANKVIYEINLEKNSEENKISNRLMGTTLEVLLFDGDVLYFGHVGDSRIYIKDDNFRLLTKDHSLVQYLYSSGALTEEEVKNYNDKNSILRAIGMEKHVEVDVSSVRIKPKDIILVCSDGLTNELDDDKISEMLDFKYSAKEMVDNIISTVKNGLARDNVTVGIFKNDEEIIC; from the coding sequence ATGTCTTTTTATATGGATTCAGATAGAGGAAATGTTAGACAGAATAATGAAGACAGTTTTCTTTTTGAACAATTTGAAAAACTAAATATTTTAATTTTAGCTGATGGTGTAGGAGGACATGAAGATGGAGAAATTGCATCAGGTTATGCAGTAAATATAGTTATGGAATACATAAAAAGTAACTATAAACTATATTCAGATTATTTGCATTTATTAGTTGATGCTTTTTGCGAGGCTAATAAAGTTATTTATGAGATAAATTTAGAAAAAAATTCAGAAGAAAATAAAATATCAAATAGACTTATGGGAACAACTTTAGAAGTTCTTTTATTTGATGGAGATGTTTTATACTTTGGACATGTTGGTGATAGTAGAATATATATTAAAGATGATAATTTTAGATTGTTAACTAAAGACCATTCTTTAGTTCAATATTTGTATTCAAGTGGGGCATTAACAGAAGAAGAAGTAAAAAATTATAATGATAAAAACTCTATTTTGAGAGCAATCGGGATGGAAAAACATGTAGAAGTTGATGTTAGTTCTGTTAGAATCAAACCTAAAGATATTATACTCGTTTGTTCTGATGGACTTACAAATGAACTTGATGATGACAAAATTTCAGAAATGTTAGATTTTAAATACAGTGCAAAGGAAATGGTTGATAATATTATATCTACTGTTAAAAATGGATTAGCAAGAGATAATGTTACTGTTGGAATTTTTAAAAATGATGAGGAGATTATATGTTAG
- the pknB gene encoding Stk1 family PASTA domain-containing Ser/Thr kinase has product MLGSILNGRYEIIEKVGIGGMAIVYKAKDIYLKRIVAVKVLKEQYLEDKEFIKKFVIEAQSVANLNNQNIVKIYDVGQHIEDGKIYNYIVMEYIKGKTLNELIKDKGRLNSNAVVSISKQIASALDCAHKHHIIHRDIKPHNIIIDENLNVKVTDFGIARIATSSTITYTSSVLGTVHYISPEQAKGKFIDEKSDIYSLGVVMYEMVTGRVPFDTDNAVGIAMQHINEPLVEPIKLVPNLEPWLNATIVKCMEKNPENRFESAESLIRALEDKSVGTNPKATFNDNTNRALYRESVYKADKQKDFNKPIIKNNNKNREQLKKKKGIFDYSITYVVLALFIIASVFFIYRLAISNKATNTVKVPAVIGLDKDEAIKVLKEKKLNGLIVKTVNDDSVEAGKIVQQSPAPNAEAKEGTNVELTVSVGKNKTIVPNLSNVEFEKVEELLKKSNLTLGKVERKYDDKVDENKVISQSINYGDEVEKGTKIDIVVSRGKEDKKVEVPDLIGKTEADAIKALYDSGLAVGRTEKKADSKKAGTVIWQSYGKGVKVDASTKVDIVVSSGKTSKDNVLNLTSYSEADSVTKKYTINEPDKNYLLMVTKNTENGETKLYEKTMVTGGGKLTINIKAKSSEKFNIYVNGELILSGEN; this is encoded by the coding sequence ATGTTAGGATCAATTTTAAATGGCAGATATGAGATAATTGAAAAAGTTGGAATTGGCGGAATGGCCATTGTATATAAAGCTAAAGATATTTATTTAAAAAGAATTGTTGCCGTTAAGGTTTTGAAAGAGCAATATCTTGAGGATAAAGAATTTATCAAAAAATTTGTTATCGAAGCTCAATCTGTAGCTAATTTAAATAATCAAAATATAGTTAAGATTTACGATGTAGGGCAACATATAGAAGATGGAAAGATCTACAATTATATTGTTATGGAATATATAAAGGGTAAAACTTTAAATGAACTTATAAAAGATAAAGGTAGATTAAATTCAAATGCTGTTGTTTCTATTTCAAAACAAATAGCAAGCGCTTTAGATTGTGCACATAAGCACCATATAATACATAGGGATATAAAGCCACATAATATTATTATAGATGAAAATTTGAATGTTAAAGTTACGGATTTTGGTATAGCGAGAATAGCCACAAGTTCAACTATAACTTATACTTCATCTGTGCTTGGAACTGTGCATTATATTTCACCTGAACAAGCAAAGGGAAAATTTATTGACGAAAAATCAGATATCTACTCTTTAGGTGTTGTTATGTATGAAATGGTAACAGGTAGAGTTCCTTTTGATACAGATAATGCTGTTGGAATAGCAATGCAACATATAAATGAACCACTGGTTGAGCCGATTAAACTTGTGCCAAACTTAGAACCTTGGTTAAATGCAACTATTGTTAAATGTATGGAAAAAAACCCTGAAAACAGGTTTGAAAGCGCTGAAAGTCTAATTAGAGCGTTGGAAGATAAAAGTGTAGGAACTAACCCAAAAGCTACATTTAATGATAATACTAATAGAGCTTTATATAGAGAGTCTGTTTATAAGGCGGATAAACAAAAAGATTTTAACAAGCCGATTATAAAAAATAATAATAAAAATAGGGAACAGCTAAAAAAGAAAAAAGGCATTTTTGATTATAGTATAACATATGTTGTTTTAGCATTATTTATAATTGCGTCGGTATTTTTTATCTATAGACTGGCTATTTCAAACAAAGCTACAAATACTGTCAAGGTACCTGCTGTTATTGGATTGGATAAAGATGAAGCTATAAAAGTTTTAAAAGAAAAAAAACTTAATGGACTTATAGTAAAGACTGTAAATGATGATTCTGTTGAGGCGGGAAAAATTGTTCAACAATCTCCAGCTCCAAATGCAGAAGCAAAAGAAGGAACAAATGTTGAGTTGACAGTTAGTGTAGGCAAAAATAAAACAATAGTTCCAAATCTCTCAAATGTTGAATTTGAAAAAGTTGAAGAATTATTAAAAAAGAGCAATTTGACATTGGGGAAAGTTGAAAGAAAGTATGACGATAAAGTCGATGAAAATAAAGTCATAAGTCAAAGTATAAATTATGGAGACGAGGTTGAAAAAGGAACAAAAATTGACATTGTAGTAAGTAGAGGAAAAGAAGATAAAAAGGTAGAAGTTCCCGATTTAATTGGAAAAACTGAAGCTGATGCTATTAAAGCATTATATGATAGTGGACTTGCGGTTGGCAGAACAGAGAAAAAGGCTGATTCTAAAAAAGCCGGAACCGTAATTTGGCAATCTTATGGCAAAGGAGTAAAGGTTGATGCGTCAACTAAGGTTGATATTGTTGTAAGTTCAGGAAAAACAAGTAAAGATAATGTACTAAACTTAACTTCTTATAGTGAAGCAGATTCTGTTACTAAAAAATATACAATAAATGAACCGGATAAGAATTATCTTTTAATGGTAACAAAAAATACAGAAAATGGTGAAACTAAGCTGTATGAAAAAACTATGGTTACCGGTGGAGGAAAATTGACAATAAATATAAAAGCTAAATCTAGTGAGAAATTTAATATTTATGTAAATGGAGAACTTATTTTATCAGGTGAGAATTAA
- the rsgA gene encoding ribosome small subunit-dependent GTPase A: protein MFEIGVIFDISKDLYYVKTKTGRYMSKARGVFRKQKFTPMVGDNVKIEIFADNTACIVEVFDRKNKILRPPVVNVDQAIIVFSLKDPEISYKIIDRYIMYYEVMKIPIILCLNKCDLIDKETEINFRNIYDKLGYKIIFNSISLDNRKLFEDICKDKISVITGASGVGKSTILNFLNPDYNIWVGDISNKTKRGKHTTRAATLYEFFDNSFIIDTAGFTSLDLTKFIDSEVQIRDAFVEFEFGSKCKFSDCKHINEPDCYVKSKLESGSISKSRYDSYIFYLNEYLKNRRY, encoded by the coding sequence ATGTTTGAAATTGGCGTTATATTTGATATTTCAAAAGATTTATATTATGTAAAAACTAAAACTGGTAGATATATGTCAAAAGCTAGAGGAGTTTTTAGAAAACAAAAATTCACTCCAATGGTTGGAGATAATGTTAAAATTGAGATTTTTGCTGATAATACAGCATGTATAGTTGAAGTTTTTGATAGAAAAAATAAAATTTTAAGACCTCCAGTTGTAAATGTAGACCAAGCTATAATAGTTTTCTCTTTAAAAGACCCAGAAATTTCATATAAAATTATTGATAGATATATAATGTACTATGAAGTAATGAAAATTCCAATAATTTTATGTTTGAATAAGTGTGATTTAATTGATAAAGAAACAGAAATTAATTTTAGAAATATTTATGATAAACTTGGTTATAAGATAATTTTTAATAGCATTAGTTTAGACAATAGAAAATTATTTGAAGATATTTGTAAAGATAAAATTTCAGTTATTACAGGTGCTTCGGGAGTTGGAAAAAGTACAATTTTAAATTTTTTAAATCCGGATTATAATATTTGGGTTGGAGATATAAGTAATAAGACAAAAAGGGGTAAACATACAACAAGAGCTGCTACTTTATATGAATTTTTTGATAACTCATTCATCATTGATACGGCTGGTTTTACTTCTCTTGATCTTACTAAATTTATAGATAGTGAAGTTCAAATTAGAGATGCATTTGTAGAATTTGAATTCGGCTCTAAATGTAAGTTTTCTGACTGCAAACATATCAATGAACCGGATTGTTATGTAAAATCAAAATTAGAAAGTGGAAGTATAAGTAAAAGTAGATATGACAGTTATATATTTTACTTAAATGAATATCTAAAAAATAGGAGGTATTAA